From the genome of Terriglobales bacterium, one region includes:
- a CDS encoding radical SAM protein: MHKPIKHVEKAVTVAANAAWRLFDFANRINPNPSFTPKWSDKPLLKSYEKSKPPLGWPRSTDSLCPKCVPEIRQQIVDGKLPHEVLLNEKAGEIKAQVIERDGQILMVKDCPKHGHFEDVMAMDTDFFKHLEEVFPGRDIAAHNDESLHHHGTSTIKHGRGSVLTIDLTNRCNMMCDPCFMDANQVGFVHELTWDDIKTLLDNAISIKPRRQMSVQFSGGEPTISPYFLDALRYSRKVGYNSVQAATNGIEFAKSLDFCKQAREAGLRYAYLQFDGIGNAANEHRKVGNLFDVKLKAIHNLHEAGVEIVPVTTIVNGINNEQVGKIIQFALENPKIISFLSFQPVSFTGRDEAVTDERRKAQRYTLSHLAHDVKNQTGLGEPIRDWFPISFMSTFSDWADLVHGPNSDWGHLSCGCHPNCGVGMAVMIDKETKESAPVTAFLNGERLAKDVAKINDAARGHFLSLFGMALALLRNYNPYKSPTHFKLTDLLKKFDKAFGATKGANEKYGSVKGDRTIEDIKRRRSDRWNFLFIAGMWFQDLYNYDFRRTEQCIIPYATQEGEISFCAYNTGVGWRNIIEKMHMTASLTKWYEEHGRHEIFAGGKQVNLADPSHKLKLNEVHVNAERQHDLDELGIAKNAREEKLRARDAKNKQDAENARMEKLYRQHVLKEPAPSGNFVQLNTLVSSKVASKPAGAKEEVKEEVFGD; this comes from the coding sequence ATGCATAAGCCGATCAAGCATGTGGAAAAGGCAGTGACCGTGGCCGCGAATGCCGCGTGGAGACTTTTTGATTTTGCCAACCGCATCAATCCCAACCCATCGTTCACGCCCAAGTGGTCGGATAAGCCCTTGCTCAAGTCCTACGAGAAGAGCAAACCACCGCTCGGCTGGCCGCGCAGCACAGACTCGCTATGCCCGAAGTGTGTTCCGGAAATCCGCCAACAGATCGTTGACGGCAAGCTGCCCCACGAAGTGCTGCTCAATGAAAAGGCTGGCGAGATCAAGGCCCAGGTTATCGAGCGTGACGGCCAGATCTTGATGGTGAAAGATTGCCCCAAGCACGGTCATTTTGAAGACGTCATGGCTATGGATACCGATTTCTTCAAGCATCTCGAGGAAGTGTTCCCCGGCCGGGATATTGCTGCCCACAATGATGAAAGCCTGCACCACCACGGCACCAGCACCATCAAGCATGGCCGCGGCTCGGTGCTGACCATTGATCTCACCAATCGTTGCAACATGATGTGCGATCCCTGCTTCATGGACGCCAACCAGGTAGGTTTCGTCCACGAACTGACTTGGGACGACATTAAGACGCTGCTCGACAATGCCATTTCCATCAAGCCGCGGCGGCAGATGTCAGTACAGTTTTCCGGCGGCGAGCCGACGATTTCGCCCTACTTCCTGGATGCGCTACGTTACTCCCGCAAGGTGGGCTATAACAGCGTACAGGCGGCAACGAACGGCATCGAGTTCGCCAAGAGCCTGGATTTCTGCAAGCAGGCCCGTGAAGCCGGCTTGCGCTATGCCTACCTGCAATTTGACGGTATCGGCAATGCCGCCAACGAGCACCGCAAGGTCGGCAACCTGTTCGATGTGAAACTGAAGGCCATCCACAACCTGCACGAAGCTGGAGTGGAAATCGTGCCCGTGACTACCATCGTGAATGGGATCAACAACGAACAGGTAGGCAAGATCATTCAGTTTGCTCTGGAGAACCCCAAGATTATCTCCTTCCTGTCATTCCAGCCGGTTTCCTTCACTGGCCGCGATGAAGCTGTTACCGACGAGCGGCGCAAGGCGCAGCGTTACACGCTTTCGCACCTCGCCCACGATGTGAAAAATCAAACCGGACTTGGAGAGCCCATCCGTGACTGGTTCCCGATTTCGTTCATGAGCACATTCTCCGATTGGGCTGATCTGGTACACGGTCCTAACTCCGACTGGGGACACCTTAGCTGTGGCTGCCACCCCAACTGCGGCGTAGGTATGGCGGTGATGATTGACAAGGAAACCAAAGAGTCCGCCCCGGTTACAGCTTTCCTGAACGGCGAGCGCCTGGCCAAGGACGTAGCCAAGATTAACGATGCGGCTCGAGGTCATTTCTTGTCGCTCTTTGGCATGGCTCTGGCTCTGTTGCGCAATTACAACCCTTACAAGTCTCCCACCCACTTTAAACTGACGGACCTGCTGAAGAAGTTTGATAAAGCCTTTGGGGCCACTAAGGGCGCCAATGAGAAATACGGCAGCGTTAAAGGGGACCGCACCATCGAAGATATTAAAAGGCGTCGCAGTGATCGCTGGAACTTCCTGTTTATCGCTGGTATGTGGTTCCAGGATCTTTATAACTACGATTTTCGCCGCACCGAGCAGTGCATTATTCCTTACGCCACACAAGAGGGCGAGATCAGCTTCTGCGCCTATAACACCGGGGTGGGATGGCGCAACATCATCGAGAAAATGCACATGACCGCTTCGCTCACCAAGTGGTACGAGGAGCATGGACGCCATGAGATCTTCGCTGGCGGCAAACAGGTCAATCTGGCTGACCCCAGCCACAAGTTGAAGCTGAATGAGGTACACGTGAATGCCGAGCGTCAGCATGATCTGGATGAGCTGGGAATTGCCAAGAACGCCCGCGAAGAGAAGCTGCGCGCTCGCGATGCCAAAAACAAGCAGGATGCTGAAAATGCCCGTATGGAAAAGCTATACCGTCAGCATGTGCTGAAAGAGCCGGCGCCTAGCGGTAATTTTGTGCAACTCAATACCCTGGTTTCTTCCAAGGTCGCTTCCAAACCGGCTGGCGCGAAAGAAGAGGTCAAGGAAGAAGTCTTCGGCGACTAA
- a CDS encoding radical SAM protein, whose protein sequence is MVQKPSSLRRTLKTFHRRSRELKMIVKGLLSTDHPVQAQIIPVRRCNLACAYCNEYDDVSKPVTKEEMFARVDHLGKLGTTIIVISGGEPLLHPDLDEIIARIRSHGVIAGMITNGYLLVPERIERLNRAGLEHLQISIDNVTPDDTSKKSLKVLDKKLQMLAEYAEFHVNINSVIGGGIQNPEDAVVIGRRARELGFTSTVGIIHNHVGQLKPLSEREQAVYREMKEMNRSSYSRLNKFQENIALGKPNNWRCRSGSRYLYICEDGLVHYCSQQRGTPGVPLLEYTVDDIRREFLIEKHCAPNCTISCAHQTSYMDYWRAPQHKLPLLKKARPELFVQIAQPQQEERDRELAV, encoded by the coding sequence ATGGTGCAGAAACCCTCATCCCTCCGGCGGACTTTAAAGACATTTCATCGCCGGTCGCGCGAATTGAAGATGATTGTGAAGGGCCTGCTCTCCACAGACCATCCCGTGCAGGCGCAGATCATTCCCGTACGACGCTGCAATCTGGCGTGCGCCTACTGCAACGAATACGATGATGTTTCCAAGCCTGTGACCAAAGAAGAGATGTTTGCTCGGGTTGATCATCTGGGCAAACTGGGTACTACCATTATTGTCATCAGCGGCGGTGAGCCGCTTCTGCATCCCGATCTCGATGAAATCATCGCCCGCATTCGCAGCCACGGCGTCATTGCCGGCATGATTACCAACGGATATCTTCTGGTTCCCGAGCGTATTGAACGGCTGAACCGTGCCGGACTGGAGCATCTGCAAATCAGCATTGATAATGTAACGCCCGACGATACCTCCAAAAAGAGCCTGAAGGTGCTCGACAAAAAACTGCAAATGCTGGCCGAGTATGCCGAATTTCACGTGAATATCAATTCCGTAATTGGCGGCGGAATTCAGAACCCGGAAGATGCCGTGGTGATCGGCCGCCGCGCCCGCGAACTGGGATTTACCTCCACGGTAGGGATCATCCACAATCATGTTGGGCAGCTTAAGCCGCTTTCAGAGCGAGAGCAGGCAGTTTACCGCGAGATGAAGGAGATGAATCGCTCCAGCTACTCGCGGCTGAACAAATTCCAGGAAAACATCGCCCTGGGAAAGCCCAACAATTGGCGCTGCCGCTCTGGCTCCCGCTATCTGTATATCTGTGAAGATGGTTTGGTGCACTATTGTTCGCAGCAGCGCGGCACCCCGGGCGTTCCCTTGCTGGAATACACGGTAGACGACATCCGCCGCGAGTTCCTGATCGAAAAGCATTGTGCGCCCAACTGCACCATCTCCTGCGCCCATCAGACGTCATACATGGATTACTGGCGCGCTCCGCAACATAAGCTTCCCCTGCTTAAGAAAGCCCGTCCCGAGCTATTCGTGCAAATCGCCCAGCCCCAGCAGGAAGAACGCGATCG